From a region of the Candidatus Methylomirabilis limnetica genome:
- a CDS encoding DUF448 domain-containing protein: MVSQLLRSCVACRTSRPKRDLVRVHLVPGGRLGVDLGGGAGRGVYVCPLHICLEQAVKRDEFARCLKVTLEPMTVQALEGLIRERVLRKVAALLGLARRARKVASGTEAVESAVKRHTARLILSAVDASANSVSKLRTMAAEVGIAWRQAMGKEELGAALGGAPRACVAVTDPCFAGAVMSVLEKIPVEMETREAAWSGRRFGGQG; the protein is encoded by the coding sequence AGCCGGCCGAAGAGGGATCTTGTTCGCGTACATCTTGTGCCAGGCGGGAGGCTGGGCGTGGATCTGGGCGGGGGAGCTGGACGCGGGGTGTATGTCTGCCCGCTCCACATATGCCTGGAGCAGGCGGTAAAAAGAGATGAGTTTGCGCGCTGTCTGAAGGTGACGCTCGAACCGATGACAGTGCAGGCCCTTGAGGGGCTGATCCGAGAACGTGTCTTGCGCAAGGTGGCTGCTCTTCTTGGGCTTGCGCGCCGAGCCCGCAAGGTCGCCTCAGGCACAGAGGCGGTGGAATCGGCCGTGAAGCGCCATACAGCCCGGTTGATCCTGAGTGCGGTAGACGCATCGGCGAACTCGGTTTCGAAGTTGCGGACCATGGCCGCAGAGGTTGGCATCGCATGGAGGCAGGCCATGGGTAAGGAGGAGTTAGGGGCCGCTCTCGGAGGGGCCCCTCGAGCGTGCGTCGCTGTGACGGATCCGTGCTTTGCAGGGGCGGTGATGTCAGTTCTGGAAAAGATACCGGTGGAGATGGAAACGAGAGAGGCCGCATGGTCAGGCCGCCGATTTGGGGGGCAGGGCTGA